Proteins found in one Allorhizobium pseudoryzae genomic segment:
- a CDS encoding STY0301 family protein codes for MKPPLPACVIILMAAASPALAAETACPTIPGKMLAQAEVYDGPMEDNAVLAPDTSTGTVSKGKNRFDVSGVYAAGRHVVLGCHYKGQAKPVFVEIKTKVKTCEQVFDAKAGGSLTCR; via the coding sequence GTGAAACCGCCATTGCCCGCCTGTGTCATCATCCTGATGGCCGCCGCCTCGCCTGCGCTTGCGGCGGAAACCGCCTGCCCGACGATACCGGGAAAGATGCTGGCGCAGGCGGAGGTCTATGACGGACCGATGGAGGATAACGCAGTGCTTGCGCCCGACACCTCCACCGGAACGGTTAGCAAGGGCAAGAACCGCTTCGATGTCAGCGGCGTCTACGCCGCTGGACGCCACGTGGTGCTTGGTTGCCATTACAAGGGCCAGGCCAAGCCCGTCTTCGTCGAGATCAAGACAAAGGTCAAAACCTGCGAACAGGTCTTTGACGCAAAAGCCGGCGGCAGTCTCACCTGCCGCTGA
- a CDS encoding cell envelope integrity EipB family protein produces MSRPKLGTLLLVSASLVAGSSPALAGLEAARALVPHRAVYDLKLRDVSERSGIEGMFGRMVYEFTGSACTGFTTNFRFVTKIDTGEEMRLTDQQTTTFENASSGQFRFDTKSYTDEKLDKQVTGEAKDDANGLKIALAKPDPREVDLTPAKFPTEHMLDVIENARAGKRFFEARIFDGSEDGDKSLMTSTVVGLQQTPAADDPDAKSAGEFSAKPYWPVTIAYYNEDGKTDALPVYRMSFKLYDNGITRDLTMDYGDFVLSGTLSKLELLDKQPETCR; encoded by the coding sequence ATGTCGCGACCGAAACTGGGAACCCTCCTTCTTGTGAGCGCATCGCTGGTGGCCGGTTCGAGCCCCGCGCTTGCCGGTCTTGAAGCCGCGCGTGCTCTGGTGCCGCACCGCGCCGTCTATGACCTCAAGCTGCGCGACGTTTCCGAACGGTCCGGCATCGAAGGCATGTTCGGTCGCATGGTCTATGAGTTCACCGGCTCGGCCTGCACGGGCTTTACGACGAATTTCCGATTCGTGACGAAGATCGATACGGGCGAAGAGATGCGCCTGACCGACCAGCAGACGACGACCTTCGAGAATGCCAGTTCCGGCCAGTTCCGGTTCGACACCAAGAGCTATACCGATGAAAAGCTCGACAAGCAGGTGACCGGTGAAGCGAAGGACGATGCGAACGGCTTGAAGATCGCGCTCGCCAAGCCCGATCCGCGGGAAGTCGATCTGACGCCGGCCAAATTCCCGACAGAACACATGCTGGACGTGATCGAGAACGCCCGCGCCGGCAAGCGCTTCTTCGAAGCCCGCATTTTTGACGGATCCGAGGATGGCGACAAGAGCCTGATGACGAGCACGGTGGTTGGTCTGCAGCAGACGCCGGCCGCGGATGATCCGGACGCCAAAAGTGCCGGCGAGTTTTCCGCCAAGCCCTATTGGCCGGTGACGATCGCCTATTACAACGAGGACGGAAAGACGGATGCGCTTCCCGTCTACCGCATGTCGTTCAAGCTCTACGACAACGGCATCACCCGTGACCTGACGATGGATTACGGCGATTTCGTGCTGTCCGGCACGCTGTCCAAGCTCGAACTTCTGGATAAGCAGCCGGAGACCTGCCGCTGA
- a CDS encoding RidA family protein, producing the protein MSEAIEARLKELGIDLPVAAAPAANYVPFVLSGNTLYISGQLPMEGGKVAVTGLVGADVDVATAQRAAELCAINILAQVKAALGGDLGKVRRVLKLNGFIASAPGFIEQHVVMNGASNLIANVLGDAGKHARAAVGMAALPFNAAVEVDAILEVEA; encoded by the coding sequence ATGTCGGAAGCGATCGAAGCCCGTCTGAAAGAGCTGGGGATAGACCTGCCCGTCGCGGCAGCGCCCGCCGCCAACTATGTTCCCTTCGTGCTGAGCGGCAACACGCTCTACATTTCCGGCCAGCTGCCCATGGAAGGCGGCAAGGTCGCCGTGACCGGCCTTGTCGGCGCCGACGTCGATGTCGCGACCGCCCAGCGCGCCGCAGAACTCTGCGCCATCAATATCCTTGCCCAGGTCAAGGCAGCGCTTGGCGGCGATCTTGGCAAGGTCCGCCGCGTGCTGAAGCTCAACGGCTTCATCGCCTCGGCACCGGGCTTCATCGAGCAGCACGTGGTGATGAACGGTGCCTCCAATCTCATCGCCAATGTTCTTGGCGATGCCGGCAAGCATGCTCGCGCTGCCGTCGGCATGGCGGCCCTGCCCTTCAACGCGGCGGTCGAAGTCGATGCGATCCTTGAGGTCGAGGCATGA
- a CDS encoding glycerophosphodiester phosphodiesterase: protein MSTDANWIKEIPVAHRGYHDLNKAVWENTLSAFSRAVEAGFAIECDIQLSADSVPMVFHDDTLERLCAIKGDVREKMASELGLLSVGGTADRIPKLKQLLDLVKGKVPLVIELKGRSAEDDDGFVETVLEVLEGYQGRIALMSFDHHLLKDLKRVGAPYPVGLTAMGDTAEDFFKHDEAMQLGLDFISYHWAHLPNSFITAQRQLGIPVITWTVRDEKARAHTYTHADQMTFEGFDPRESSPSAA from the coding sequence ATGAGCACCGACGCGAACTGGATCAAGGAGATTCCGGTCGCCCATCGCGGCTATCACGATCTCAACAAGGCCGTCTGGGAAAACACGCTCTCGGCGTTCAGCCGTGCCGTCGAGGCCGGTTTTGCCATCGAATGCGATATCCAGCTGTCCGCCGACAGCGTGCCGATGGTCTTCCATGACGACACGCTGGAACGGCTCTGTGCGATCAAGGGCGATGTCCGGGAAAAGATGGCGTCCGAACTCGGCCTGCTCTCGGTCGGCGGCACCGCCGACCGCATTCCGAAGCTCAAGCAGTTGCTCGACCTGGTGAAGGGCAAGGTGCCGCTGGTGATCGAGTTGAAGGGCCGCAGCGCCGAAGACGATGATGGCTTCGTCGAAACCGTGCTCGAGGTGCTGGAAGGCTACCAAGGTCGGATCGCGCTGATGAGCTTCGACCATCATCTGCTGAAGGACCTGAAACGGGTTGGCGCGCCCTACCCGGTCGGCCTGACCGCCATGGGCGATACGGCAGAAGACTTCTTCAAACATGACGAGGCGATGCAGCTCGGACTTGATTTCATCTCCTACCACTGGGCGCACCTGCCCAACAGTTTCATCACCGCACAGCGCCAGCTCGGCATTCCGGTGATTACCTGGACGGTGAGGGATGAAAAGGCGCGCGCCCATACCTATACTCATGCAGACCAGATGACGTTCGAGGGTTTCGACCCCAGAGAAAGCAGTCCCTCTGCCGCATGA
- a CDS encoding GNAT family N-acetyltransferase translates to MTEKLTLRVENSLSSIAPQRWAELSGTRRGGVTPFNPFLSHAFLSSLEESGSASSKTGWLGHHLLLEDATGRLIGAVPGYLKSHSQGEYVFDHSWADAFERAGGDYYPKIQCAIPFTPATGPRLLTGAGDAAAATVQATLAAGLAEVARQTGVSSAHVTFLPEAELPAFEEAGFLHRTDQQFHFINKGYANHEEFLGELSSSKRKNLRKERRQALENGITIDWLTGSDLTEEIWDQFFTFYMDTGSRKWGRPYLNRRFYSLIGERMADDILLVMAKREGRYIAGAINFIGEDTLFGRHWGCIEDHAFLHFEVCYHQAIDFALAHKLARVEAGAQGEHKLARGYLPVTTHSAHYITHPGLRRAVADYLKQERRQVEYTGEVLTEHSPFRKGERQDGISIRRDSDGHDEPDL, encoded by the coding sequence ATGACCGAAAAGCTCACCCTCCGCGTTGAAAACTCCCTCTCGTCCATCGCGCCTCAGCGCTGGGCCGAGCTTTCCGGAACACGACGCGGAGGGGTAACCCCCTTCAACCCGTTCCTCTCGCACGCCTTCCTGTCATCGCTGGAGGAATCGGGGTCAGCGTCATCCAAGACAGGCTGGCTCGGCCATCACCTGCTCCTGGAGGACGCAACCGGGCGCCTCATCGGCGCCGTCCCCGGTTACCTGAAAAGTCACAGCCAGGGCGAATATGTCTTCGATCACAGCTGGGCCGACGCGTTCGAGCGGGCGGGCGGGGATTATTACCCAAAAATCCAGTGTGCGATCCCGTTCACCCCGGCCACAGGCCCGCGCCTTCTGACCGGTGCCGGAGATGCTGCGGCGGCTACCGTACAGGCGACGCTTGCCGCGGGCCTTGCCGAGGTCGCACGGCAGACCGGTGTTTCATCCGCACATGTCACCTTCCTGCCGGAGGCGGAACTTCCTGCGTTCGAGGAGGCCGGGTTCCTCCACCGCACCGACCAGCAGTTCCATTTCATCAACAAGGGCTACGCCAATCACGAGGAATTCCTCGGCGAACTCTCCTCCTCCAAGCGGAAGAACCTGCGCAAGGAGCGGCGGCAGGCGCTGGAGAACGGGATCACCATCGATTGGCTGACCGGCAGCGACCTGACGGAAGAGATCTGGGACCAGTTCTTCACCTTCTATATGGATACCGGCAGCCGCAAGTGGGGCCGCCCCTATCTCAACCGCCGTTTCTATTCGCTGATCGGCGAACGCATGGCGGACGATATCCTGCTCGTCATGGCCAAGCGCGAGGGCCGCTACATTGCCGGCGCCATCAATTTCATCGGCGAAGACACACTGTTCGGCCGCCACTGGGGCTGCATCGAAGACCACGCCTTCCTGCATTTCGAGGTGTGCTACCACCAGGCAATCGATTTTGCCCTGGCCCACAAGCTTGCCCGGGTGGAGGCTGGCGCGCAGGGCGAACACAAGCTCGCCCGCGGCTACCTTCCGGTCACCACCCATTCCGCCCATTACATCACCCATCCGGGACTTCGCCGCGCGGTGGCCGATTACCTGAAACAGGAACGGCGGCAGGTGGAATATACCGGTGAGGTCTTGACCGAACACAGCCCCTTCCGCAAGGGAGAGCGGCAGGACGGCATTTCTATCAGAAGGGATTCAGACGGCCATGACGAGCCAGACCTATGA
- a CDS encoding HIT family protein: MTSQTYDANNIFAKILKGEIPCHKVYEDDDTLAFMDVMPQAPGHLLVIPKVGSRNLLDADPAVLAKLFPVVQKLAVAARDAFEADGVLISQFNEAAVGQTVFHLHVHVVPRKEGEALKPHSGKMEDHAVLAAHAEKVKACL; encoded by the coding sequence ATGACGAGCCAGACCTATGATGCAAACAACATCTTCGCCAAAATCCTGAAGGGCGAGATCCCCTGCCACAAGGTGTACGAAGACGACGACACGCTGGCCTTCATGGACGTGATGCCGCAGGCGCCGGGCCATCTCTTGGTGATCCCCAAGGTGGGGTCCCGCAATCTTCTCGATGCCGACCCCGCCGTTCTTGCAAAACTGTTTCCGGTCGTGCAGAAGCTTGCGGTTGCCGCACGGGATGCCTTCGAGGCCGATGGCGTGCTGATCTCGCAGTTCAACGAGGCGGCCGTCGGCCAGACGGTGTTTCACCTGCATGTGCATGTGGTTCCGCGCAAGGAAGGTGAAGCGCTGAAGCCGCATTCCGGCAAGATGGAAGACCATGCAGTGCTGGCCGCGCATGCCGAAAAGGTGAAAGCCTGCCTTTAA
- a CDS encoding GGDEF domain-containing protein gives MILPHFSKGRPAVDKEAPIRAELIDLLYASTFNVVFIGFAAAFFCSLIARKADDDVFAAFAVIALLIAALRFVIDRAYKYFRERHTTRFWEAAHSAGSLLFSILVGAIGTYTFWRGPEEAQLFSAVFLVSYCTGIVTRLAVRPILAIACIKIATLPYIVVLLFHALFLYKMLALFLLMMSLASLQLIRTSYRLTFDVLITRAELAALAGSDPLTGLANRFTVDQQLQRLFLGQQVRPGQAVAVHFIDLDHFKAANDTFGHAVGDAILVEVARRLNDMLPADAIAARRGGDEFLVIQPHLEASLDAVRLAKRITASLSQPYAVMGQEVTIGASVGVAATDNTQETPQRLIVAADHALYEAKRKGRGLVEFSKVAIQQVA, from the coding sequence ATGATCCTACCGCATTTTTCCAAAGGCCGTCCGGCCGTGGACAAGGAAGCGCCCATCCGGGCGGAGCTGATCGATCTCCTGTATGCCTCCACCTTCAACGTCGTGTTCATCGGCTTTGCCGCTGCCTTCTTCTGCAGCCTGATTGCCCGCAAGGCGGATGACGACGTGTTCGCTGCATTTGCGGTGATCGCTCTCCTCATTGCCGCCCTGCGGTTCGTCATCGATCGCGCCTACAAGTATTTCAGGGAGCGGCACACAACGCGGTTCTGGGAAGCGGCCCACTCTGCGGGCAGCCTGCTGTTTTCCATCCTCGTCGGCGCCATCGGCACCTATACGTTCTGGCGGGGGCCGGAAGAGGCGCAACTGTTTTCCGCTGTCTTTCTCGTCAGTTATTGCACCGGCATCGTCACGCGGCTTGCCGTGCGCCCGATCCTGGCCATTGCCTGCATCAAGATCGCGACTCTGCCCTATATCGTGGTCCTGCTGTTTCATGCGCTGTTTCTCTACAAGATGCTGGCGCTGTTCCTTCTGATGATGTCGCTCGCCAGCCTGCAACTGATCCGGACCAGCTACCGCCTCACCTTCGATGTGCTGATCACGCGAGCCGAATTGGCCGCCCTTGCCGGCAGCGATCCGCTGACGGGACTGGCCAATCGTTTCACCGTCGATCAGCAATTGCAGCGGCTTTTCCTCGGGCAGCAGGTGAGACCGGGCCAGGCGGTCGCGGTGCATTTCATCGATCTCGACCACTTCAAGGCCGCCAATGATACGTTCGGCCATGCGGTGGGCGACGCGATCCTGGTGGAAGTCGCGCGGCGGCTGAATGACATGCTTCCGGCAGATGCGATTGCCGCACGCCGCGGCGGGGACGAATTCCTCGTGATCCAGCCGCACCTCGAAGCCTCGCTCGACGCAGTTCGTCTGGCCAAGCGGATTACGGCGTCGCTGTCGCAACCGTATGCAGTGATGGGGCAGGAGGTGACGATCGGTGCCAGCGTCGGCGTTGCCGCGACCGACAACACACAGGAAACGCCGCAGCGCCTGATCGTCGCAGCCGACCACGCGCTGTACGAGGCCAAACGCAAGGGCCGCGGGCTCGTCGAATTCTCTAAAGTCGCCATCCAGCAGGTCGCGTGA
- a CDS encoding AzlD domain-containing protein: protein MSENGWWVYVVIIVAGWLATDVWRYLGVIIGNRLDEASEALQWVRAVATALVMAVTSKLVVFPTGTLADTPLWLRLGALGVGFLAFLLAGQRVIVCVVVSISLLILGLLTL from the coding sequence ATGAGTGAGAACGGCTGGTGGGTCTATGTCGTCATCATTGTCGCCGGCTGGCTGGCGACCGATGTCTGGCGTTATCTCGGCGTGATCATCGGCAACCGGCTGGATGAGGCGTCCGAAGCCTTGCAGTGGGTGAGGGCGGTTGCGACCGCGCTCGTCATGGCGGTGACATCGAAGCTTGTCGTGTTTCCGACGGGCACGCTGGCGGATACACCGCTCTGGCTGCGTCTTGGCGCACTCGGGGTCGGGTTCCTGGCGTTTCTGCTCGCCGGCCAGCGCGTCATCGTCTGCGTCGTGGTGTCGATCTCGCTGCTGATCCTGGGGCTTTTGACGCTCTAA
- a CDS encoding AzlC family ABC transporter permease, with translation MPSSASDMRSGLFWFLTGMRGILSLPALILMTSFVGFSAFALESGITRDQAVFMTLAVWALPAKMILIGTMVGGAPLAASFLAVTLSSIRMMPMVASIMPDMKNDRSPTWLLLFLSHFVAITSWVFAIQHLNDVPRERRTAYFGGFAITLTLINALIVGVCYGIVAQFPPIVAGALFMMTPVYFFGSIWASARHSVVKLAFLLGVVLGPAFALVSPDFDVVYAGIGGGTLAYLIDRFVIRRRKPPVAASPAGEIGHGEQP, from the coding sequence ATGCCTTCTTCCGCGTCTGACATGCGCTCCGGCCTCTTCTGGTTCCTGACCGGAATGCGCGGCATCCTCTCTCTTCCCGCTCTCATTCTCATGACCTCCTTCGTGGGCTTCAGCGCCTTTGCGCTGGAATCGGGCATCACCCGGGACCAGGCCGTGTTTATGACGCTGGCCGTCTGGGCGCTGCCGGCGAAGATGATCTTGATCGGCACCATGGTGGGTGGCGCGCCCCTCGCTGCAAGTTTCCTCGCCGTGACACTCTCCTCGATCCGCATGATGCCGATGGTGGCCTCCATCATGCCGGACATGAAGAACGACAGGAGTCCCACCTGGCTTCTGCTGTTTCTCTCGCATTTCGTCGCGATCACCTCCTGGGTCTTTGCGATCCAGCATCTGAACGACGTGCCGCGCGAACGCCGCACCGCCTATTTCGGCGGCTTTGCCATCACGCTCACCCTGATCAACGCGCTAATCGTCGGCGTCTGCTACGGCATCGTTGCGCAGTTTCCGCCGATCGTCGCCGGGGCGCTGTTCATGATGACGCCGGTCTATTTCTTTGGCTCCATCTGGGCGAGCGCCCGCCACTCCGTCGTCAAGCTCGCCTTTCTCCTCGGCGTCGTTCTCGGCCCGGCCTTCGCGCTGGTCTCGCCGGACTTCGACGTTGTTTATGCGGGAATCGGTGGCGGCACGCTCGCCTATCTCATCGACCGGTTTGTCATCCGCCGGCGCAAACCGCCCGTGGCGGCATCGCCTGCCGGCGAGATCGGCCATGGAGAACAGCCATGA
- the clpA gene encoding ATP-dependent Clp protease ATP-binding subunit ClpA, whose protein sequence is MPTFSPSLEKALHQALTFANERHHEYATLEHLLLALIDDADAAAVMGACNVDLEALRKTVSDYVDNDLSNLITGYDEDSKPTSGFQRVIQRAVIHVQSSGREEVTGANVLVAIFAERESHAAYFLQEQEMTRYDAVNYISHGIGKRPGASQVRPPRGVDEGEADAKAARGDQEDGAGKKAPDALKAYCVNLNEKAKNGRIDPLIGRHDEVNRTIQVLCRRSKNNPLYVGDPGVGKTAIAEGLAKRIVEGKVPEALADATIFSLDMGTLLAGTRYRGDFEERLKQVVKELEEYPGAVLFIDEIHTVIGAGATSGGAMDASNLLKPALSSGAIRCIGSTTYKEYRQFFEKDRALVRRFQKIDVNEPSIDDAIEIMKGLKPYFEEYHKLRYTNEAIKSAVELSARYISDRKLPDKAIDVIDETGAAQMLLPASKRRKLITEKEIEVTIATMARIPPKTVSKDDEMVLANLEKELRSVVYGQDKAIEALATAIKLARAGLREPNKPIGSYVFSGPTGVGKTEVAKQLASSLGVELLRFDMSEYMERHTVSRLLGAPPGYVGFDQGGLLTDQVDQHPHSVVLLDEIEKAHPDIYNILLQVMDHGSLTDHNGKKIDFRNVILIMTTNAGAAEMAKAAIGFGSSKRTGEDEEAINRLFTPEFRNRLDAIIPFAPLPTEVIHQVVQKFVMQLETQLSERNVTFDLHQDAIAWLAEKGYDERMGARPLSRVIQEHIKKPLANEILFGALRKGGVVKVTVGKKDDGKDGLVLESIPEAVPVKPKVETELEESKAKAKPAKGKAEAPGTKAPSGGKPAPKATLEAEGDVLTEEPDARKPRKSSTVPRVPKKK, encoded by the coding sequence GTGCCAACATTTTCGCCGAGTCTTGAAAAGGCGCTGCATCAGGCACTGACGTTCGCGAATGAGCGGCACCACGAATATGCAACGCTGGAACACTTGCTCCTGGCTTTGATCGACGACGCTGACGCGGCCGCCGTGATGGGAGCCTGCAATGTGGATCTCGAAGCCCTGCGCAAGACGGTTTCGGACTACGTTGACAACGATCTGTCCAACCTCATCACCGGTTATGATGAGGATTCGAAGCCCACGTCCGGTTTCCAGCGCGTGATCCAGCGCGCCGTCATCCACGTCCAGTCCTCCGGTCGCGAAGAGGTGACGGGCGCAAACGTGCTGGTGGCGATCTTTGCCGAGCGCGAAAGCCATGCCGCCTATTTCCTGCAGGAGCAGGAAATGACGCGGTACGACGCGGTCAATTACATCTCGCATGGCATTGGCAAGCGGCCGGGCGCATCCCAGGTGCGTCCGCCGCGCGGGGTCGATGAAGGCGAGGCCGATGCGAAGGCCGCCCGTGGCGACCAGGAAGACGGCGCCGGCAAGAAGGCGCCGGATGCGCTGAAGGCCTATTGCGTCAACCTGAACGAGAAGGCCAAGAACGGCCGGATCGATCCGCTGATCGGCCGTCACGACGAGGTCAACCGCACCATCCAGGTGCTGTGCCGCCGATCGAAGAACAACCCCCTCTATGTCGGGGATCCCGGCGTCGGCAAGACGGCGATCGCCGAAGGTCTCGCCAAGCGGATCGTCGAAGGCAAGGTGCCGGAAGCGCTCGCCGATGCGACGATCTTTTCGCTCGACATGGGTACGCTGCTCGCCGGCACCCGCTATCGCGGTGATTTCGAGGAGCGCCTGAAGCAGGTCGTCAAGGAACTCGAAGAGTATCCGGGCGCGGTCCTGTTCATTGACGAGATCCACACGGTCATCGGCGCGGGCGCGACCTCCGGTGGTGCGATGGATGCGTCGAACCTGTTGAAGCCGGCGCTCTCCTCCGGCGCAATCCGCTGCATCGGCTCGACCACGTACAAGGAGTACCGCCAGTTCTTCGAAAAGGACCGGGCACTCGTCCGTCGCTTCCAGAAGATCGACGTCAACGAGCCGTCGATCGACGACGCGATCGAGATCATGAAGGGCCTGAAGCCGTATTTCGAGGAGTATCACAAGCTTCGGTATACCAATGAGGCGATCAAGTCGGCCGTTGAACTCTCGGCCCGCTACATCTCCGACCGCAAGCTGCCGGACAAGGCGATCGACGTGATCGACGAGACCGGCGCGGCGCAGATGCTGCTGCCGGCCTCCAAGCGCCGCAAGCTGATCACCGAAAAGGAGATCGAGGTCACGATCGCCACCATGGCCCGCATTCCGCCGAAGACGGTCTCCAAGGATGACGAGATGGTTCTCGCCAACCTGGAGAAGGAGCTGCGCTCCGTCGTCTACGGGCAGGACAAGGCCATCGAAGCGCTCGCAACCGCGATCAAGCTGGCGCGCGCCGGCCTGCGTGAACCGAACAAGCCGATCGGCTCTTATGTGTTCTCCGGCCCGACCGGCGTCGGCAAGACGGAAGTCGCCAAGCAGCTTGCCTCGTCGCTCGGCGTGGAGCTGTTGCGCTTCGACATGTCGGAATACATGGAGCGGCACACGGTGTCCCGCCTGCTCGGGGCCCCTCCCGGCTATGTCGGCTTCGACCAAGGCGGCCTGTTGACCGACCAGGTGGACCAGCATCCGCATTCGGTCGTGCTCCTCGACGAAATCGAGAAGGCGCATCCGGACATCTACAACATCCTGTTGCAGGTGATGGACCATGGCTCGCTGACGGATCACAACGGCAAGAAGATCGACTTCCGCAACGTGATCCTGATCATGACCACGAATGCGGGTGCCGCCGAAATGGCCAAGGCCGCGATCGGCTTCGGCTCGTCCAAGCGCACGGGCGAAGATGAAGAGGCGATCAACCGCCTGTTCACGCCGGAATTCCGCAACCGTCTCGACGCGATCATTCCGTTTGCGCCGCTGCCGACGGAGGTCATCCATCAGGTCGTGCAGAAGTTCGTCATGCAGCTGGAAACCCAGCTGTCCGAACGCAACGTCACCTTCGACCTGCACCAGGATGCGATCGCCTGGCTCGCCGAAAAGGGCTACGACGAACGCATGGGCGCCCGTCCGCTGTCGCGCGTCATCCAGGAGCACATCAAGAAGCCGCTCGCCAACGAGATTCTGTTCGGCGCGCTGCGCAAGGGTGGCGTCGTGAAGGTCACCGTCGGCAAGAAGGATGACGGCAAGGACGGCCTGGTTCTGGAATCGATTCCGGAAGCGGTTCCGGTGAAGCCGAAGGTCGAGACCGAGTTGGAAGAGAGCAAGGCCAAGGCCAAGCCCGCCAAGGGCAAGGCGGAGGCGCCCGGCACAAAGGCCCCCTCGGGGGGAAAGCCGGCGCCGAAGGCCACGCTTGAGGCAGAGGGGGATGTCCTGACGGAAGAACCCGATGCCCGCAAGCCCCGGAAGAGTTCGACGGTTCCCCGAGTGCCGAAGAAGAAATAA
- the clpS gene encoding ATP-dependent Clp protease adapter ClpS — protein MIAQPILMQNEKDGQGDNGNRGTSVITRTEPKTKRPNLYRVLLLNDDYTPMDFVIHILERFFQKDREAATRIMLHVHHHGVGECGIFTYEVAETKVSQVMDFARQHQHPLQCVMEKK, from the coding sequence ATGATCGCACAGCCGATCTTAATGCAGAACGAAAAGGACGGTCAGGGCGACAACGGCAATCGGGGTACGTCGGTCATCACCCGCACGGAACCCAAGACGAAACGGCCGAACCTGTACCGTGTCCTGTTATTGAATGACGACTACACACCCATGGACTTCGTCATTCACATTCTGGAGCGTTTTTTCCAGAAAGACCGCGAAGCGGCCACCCGCATCATGCTGCACGTGCATCATCACGGCGTCGGCGAATGTGGGATCTTTACGTACGAGGTTGCTGAGACCAAGGTGAGCCAGGTCATGGATTTTGCCCGCCAGCACCAGCATCCGCTGCAATGTGTCATGGAAAAGAAATGA
- a CDS encoding phasin family protein — MFNLDEASRKSKETVDGMMRSYSDMVKGFQAIASEAGDYQKKSMQDMVSYMEQLTAARSVEAVYEVQTKFAKTAYESFLAESMKLSEMYADLAKSAYKPYEAPMTKATAVVSSQAA; from the coding sequence ATGTTCAATCTCGACGAAGCCAGCCGTAAAAGCAAAGAAACGGTCGATGGTATGATGCGCAGCTATTCGGACATGGTGAAGGGTTTTCAGGCGATCGCCTCGGAAGCGGGTGATTACCAGAAGAAGTCCATGCAGGACATGGTGAGCTACATGGAACAGCTGACGGCAGCCCGCAGTGTCGAAGCCGTCTACGAAGTGCAGACGAAGTTTGCGAAGACGGCCTATGAGAGCTTTCTCGCAGAATCCATGAAGCTCAGCGAAATGTATGCCGACCTCGCCAAAAGCGCCTACAAGCCTTACGAAGCGCCGATGACGAAGGCGACTGCCGTCGTCTCCTCGCAGGCAGCCTGA